Proteins from a genomic interval of Clostridium cochlearium:
- a CDS encoding glutamine synthetase yields MLTNLLYKIPKEKHNKEELCNILKSHTEIKFVSFVGIDLSGNDTDEKIPISAFLEDISTFLNGAVQTDGSSVSFPGIATLNNAKLEMIADLDVNWFIDYNYEHIDKKTGKPIGTLRIPCYFYHNNKPIDSRYLLKNSIEFFKKELMDLLKSNDDILSYFSITHNDIEDIDITCATELEFWVKTPNDKAEIEELCTSQVLHEQYWNRTKGAVRTSLEQCLLSLEDYGLEPEMGHKEVGGVKAKLDDSGKLTHIMEQLEIDWKYSSPLQCCDNELLARTIIKETFRSNGLDVTFLAKPVDGVAGSGKHIHVGIALKLKDKKKINLFSSNKHHFLSPIGYGSLMGLLKNYEIINPFVSSTNDAFKRLKPGFEAPTCIVTSIGRSIEIPSRNRTVLVGVIRDIQKPSATRFELRSPNPHTNTYLAVASMYISMLDGIKYSLVNNKSEDELLKELSKSPGEFYGYLEKERAYRSEEDVFDYYNDKERNSFFGKAPATVYENLCAFKNHSNKLKVLQQGNIFTDDIINSFFLTTISRWTTEITNRLINNYFEEIKQCKMLHSLDNALDIDISRWLEINTLRHYLAKDSYNEKCLFTRIREATNNKNYEEISKLQLELENKIALLHELYGTYRKNLLDI; encoded by the coding sequence ATGTTAACAAATCTTCTATACAAAATACCCAAAGAAAAACATAATAAAGAAGAATTATGTAATATTCTTAAATCTCACACTGAAATAAAGTTTGTTTCATTCGTCGGTATTGATCTATCCGGAAATGATACTGATGAAAAAATACCTATATCTGCTTTTTTAGAAGATATATCTACCTTTTTAAATGGTGCAGTTCAAACAGATGGCTCTTCAGTTTCCTTCCCTGGTATCGCTACTCTAAACAATGCTAAACTTGAAATGATAGCAGATTTAGACGTAAATTGGTTCATAGATTATAATTATGAGCATATAGATAAAAAAACAGGCAAACCTATAGGTACCTTAAGAATACCTTGCTATTTTTACCATAATAATAAACCTATTGACTCTAGATATTTGCTTAAAAACTCAATAGAATTTTTTAAAAAAGAGTTAATGGATTTATTGAAATCTAACGATGATATTCTTTCCTATTTTTCTATAACTCATAATGATATTGAGGATATTGACATAACTTGTGCTACAGAATTAGAATTTTGGGTTAAAACACCTAATGACAAAGCTGAAATCGAAGAATTATGTACATCTCAAGTACTTCATGAACAATATTGGAATAGAACAAAGGGCGCTGTTAGAACTTCCTTAGAACAATGCTTATTATCCTTAGAAGATTATGGATTAGAACCTGAAATGGGTCACAAGGAAGTAGGAGGAGTTAAAGCTAAATTAGATGATTCTGGGAAGTTAACTCATATAATGGAGCAGCTAGAAATAGATTGGAAGTATTCATCTCCTCTTCAATGTTGTGATAATGAACTGCTTGCAAGAACTATAATAAAAGAAACTTTTAGGAGTAATGGTCTTGATGTAACATTTCTAGCAAAACCAGTAGACGGTGTAGCTGGAAGTGGGAAGCATATTCATGTGGGTATTGCTTTAAAATTAAAAGATAAAAAGAAAATAAATTTATTTTCTTCAAATAAACATCATTTTTTAAGTCCTATAGGCTACGGTTCACTTATGGGATTGCTTAAAAATTACGAAATTATAAATCCTTTTGTATCGTCTACTAACGATGCGTTTAAAAGATTAAAGCCTGGCTTTGAAGCTCCAACCTGTATAGTTACTTCTATTGGTCGTTCAATAGAAATTCCATCAAGAAATAGAACTGTATTAGTAGGAGTAATAAGAGATATCCAAAAACCGTCAGCTACTAGATTTGAGCTTCGTTCTCCTAATCCTCACACTAATACTTACTTAGCTGTAGCCTCCATGTATATATCTATGTTAGATGGAATAAAGTACTCTTTAGTAAACAATAAATCTGAGGATGAGCTTTTGAAAGAACTATCTAAATCACCTGGTGAATTCTATGGATATTTAGAAAAAGAAAGAGCTTATAGATCAGAAGAAGATGTTTTTGATTATTACAATGATAAAGAACGTAATTCATTTTTTGGCAAAGCTCCAGCTACAGTATATGAAAATTTATGCGCATTTAAAAATCATTCTAATAAATTAAAGGTCTTACAACAAGGAAATATTTTCACAGATGATATAATAAATAGTTTTTTCCTTACCACTATCAGTAGATGGACAACAGAAATAACCAATAGACTTATTAACAACTATTTTGAAGAAATCAAACAATGTAAAATGCTTCATTCTTTAGATAACGCCTTAGATATTGATATTTCTAGATGGTTAGAAATAAATACTTTAAGACACTATTTAGCTAAAGATAGTTATAATGAAAAATGTCTATTTACTAGAATAAGAGAAGCAACTAATAATAAAAATTACGAAGAAATTTCTAAATTACAACTTGAACTAGAAAATAAAATTGCTCTATTACATGAGTTATATGGAACATATAGAAAAAACCTATTAGATATATAA
- a CDS encoding 2'-5' RNA ligase family protein, producing MKYYLVALFDDESYSHIEKIQKYICRKYRLYKNMPVLHITLEVIEEPKNLEEACRIIRDILKPYKKFKISIDGAICFDDPYKSVNLNVENKGYIMRLTRQINDRLKLCGFKVREDVENWDLHISLANTNYATRQWSNKEYANACEIVKEMDIQKNVKIKEIQLWKPINNKKEMVVESFPLKDY from the coding sequence ATGAAGTATTATTTAGTTGCCTTATTTGATGATGAATCATACTCTCATATTGAAAAGATACAAAAGTATATTTGTAGAAAATATAGGCTTTATAAAAATATGCCAGTTTTACATATTACATTAGAAGTTATAGAAGAACCAAAAAATTTAGAGGAAGCATGTAGAATAATAAGGGATATATTAAAACCATATAAAAAATTTAAAATATCTATTGATGGCGCAATATGTTTTGATGATCCATATAAATCCGTTAATTTAAATGTTGAAAATAAAGGGTATATAATGAGGTTAACTAGGCAAATAAATGATAGACTAAAGCTTTGTGGATTCAAAGTTAGAGAAGATGTAGAAAATTGGGATTTACATATTTCATTAGCAAATACTAACTATGCAACTAGGCAATGGTCTAATAAAGAGTATGCTAATGCTTGTGAAATTGTAAAAGAGATGGATATACAAAAAAATGTAAAAATTAAAGAGATTCAATTGTGGAAACCAATTAATAATAAAAAAGAAATGGTTGTAGAAAGTTTTCCGTTAAAAGATTATTAA
- a CDS encoding DUF1540 domain-containing protein — protein sequence MKHNDSIACTVNECKFHCKEDDYCTLEQIQVSKHEPVATTVQCTDCSSFKKE from the coding sequence ATGAAACACAATGATAGTATAGCATGTACAGTTAATGAGTGCAAATTTCATTGCAAAGAAGATGATTACTGTACTTTAGAACAAATTCAAGTATCAAAACATGAACCAGTAGCTACTACAGTACAATGTACAGATTGTAGTAGTTTTAAAAAAGAATAA
- a CDS encoding UDP-N-acetylglucosamine 1-carboxyvinyltransferase yields the protein MDKLVIKGGNPLHGKVDINGAKNAAVAIIPSAIMASEGICVIDNISDIEDVNCLERIIKSLGCTVSCSKDSITIDSTKLNNYNANTEDVRKMRASYYLIGALLGRFKKARVELPGGCPIGARPIDQHIKGFEALGARVTIENGVIYVEADKLIGTNIFFDVVSVGATINVMLAATLAEGTTVLENVAKEPHIVDVANFLNSMGADIKGAGTDIIRISGVNKLTGCSYSVIPDQIEAGTYMIATAACGGEVIINNVIPKHLESISAKLIEMGAEVEENGDSVLVRSNGKLKGVNIKTLPYPGFPTDVQQPMSSLLCISQGDSIVNESIWENRFKHVDELGKMGANIKVKGRTAYIKGVEKLKGSVVRATDLRAGAALVIAGLVAEGTTEILDIEHIDRGYPHIENKFKKLGADIKRISI from the coding sequence ATGGATAAATTAGTTATAAAAGGTGGGAACCCCCTACATGGTAAGGTGGATATAAACGGTGCTAAAAATGCCGCTGTAGCAATTATACCTTCTGCTATTATGGCTAGTGAAGGTATATGTGTAATAGATAATATATCTGATATAGAAGATGTAAATTGTCTTGAAAGAATTATTAAAAGTTTAGGTTGTACTGTTTCCTGTTCAAAGGATTCAATAACTATAGATAGTACTAAATTAAATAACTATAATGCTAATACCGAAGATGTTAGAAAAATGAGAGCATCTTATTATTTAATAGGTGCTTTATTAGGACGGTTTAAAAAAGCTAGAGTTGAACTTCCAGGTGGTTGTCCAATAGGTGCTAGACCTATCGATCAACATATAAAAGGTTTTGAAGCTCTAGGTGCTAGAGTTACCATAGAAAATGGTGTAATATATGTAGAAGCTGATAAACTAATTGGCACTAATATATTTTTTGATGTAGTCAGTGTAGGTGCTACAATAAACGTTATGTTAGCTGCTACCTTAGCTGAGGGTACTACAGTTTTAGAAAATGTAGCAAAAGAGCCTCATATTGTTGATGTTGCTAATTTCCTAAATTCTATGGGTGCTGATATAAAAGGCGCTGGAACAGATATAATAAGGATTTCTGGTGTTAATAAATTAACTGGTTGTTCTTATAGTGTTATTCCTGATCAAATTGAAGCTGGAACTTATATGATAGCTACAGCAGCTTGTGGCGGAGAAGTTATTATAAATAATGTAATACCTAAACATCTAGAATCTATTTCAGCTAAATTAATAGAAATGGGAGCTGAAGTAGAAGAAAATGGTGATTCTGTTTTAGTTAGATCCAATGGGAAATTAAAAGGAGTAAACATAAAAACTTTACCTTATCCTGGTTTTCCAACTGATGTACAGCAGCCTATGAGTTCACTTTTATGTATTTCTCAAGGAGATAGTATAGTAAATGAAAGTATTTGGGAAAATCGTTTTAAACATGTAGATGAACTAGGGAAAATGGGAGCAAATATAAAAGTTAAAGGAAGAACTGCCTACATTAAAGGTGTTGAAAAATTAAAGGGCTCAGTAGTTAGGGCTACAGATTTACGTGCAGGTGCCGCTTTAGTAATAGCTGGCCTAGTAGCAGAAGGTACTACTGAAATATTAGATATAGAACATATCGATAGAGGATATCCTCATATTGAGAATAAATTTAAAAAATTAGGTGCTGATATAAAGCGAATTTCAATATAG
- a CDS encoding MBL fold metallo-hydrolase, whose amino-acid sequence MIFCSLFSGSSGNSVFVSSKNTKILIDAGVPGKHIENSLKDIGENPNSLDAILVTHEHTDHIKGVGVLSRRYDLPIYSHPLTWEAMLPSIGKIKDHNIRFIDKNYINIKDMDIHGYNISHDAAYPLGFSINSNNKKFCLATDLGYFSKELIDNLKDADGILMESNHDIEMLKFGPYPYNLKRRILSNIGHLSNDDCGNAILNILNGTTKQVMLGHLSNTNNYPELAYQTVVNILNENNVILNKDVKLYMANRNKPSNYIKL is encoded by the coding sequence ATGATTTTTTGTTCATTATTTAGTGGTAGCAGTGGAAATAGTGTTTTTGTATCTTCTAAAAATACGAAAATACTTATAGATGCTGGTGTTCCTGGTAAACACATAGAGAACTCTTTAAAAGATATAGGTGAAAATCCAAATTCTTTAGATGCTATATTAGTTACTCATGAACATACTGACCACATAAAAGGTGTTGGTGTTTTATCTAGGAGATATGATTTGCCTATTTATTCTCATCCTCTAACCTGGGAAGCTATGCTTCCTTCTATAGGCAAAATAAAAGATCATAATATAAGATTTATAGATAAAAACTACATTAATATTAAAGACATGGATATACATGGTTATAATATATCCCATGATGCAGCTTACCCATTAGGTTTTTCAATTAATAGTAACAATAAAAAATTTTGTTTAGCTACAGATTTAGGATATTTTTCAAAAGAATTAATTGACAATTTAAAGGATGCTGATGGCATATTAATGGAGAGTAATCACGATATAGAAATGTTAAAGTTTGGTCCTTATCCTTATAATTTAAAAAGAAGAATTCTAAGCAATATAGGACATTTATCTAATGATGACTGCGGTAACGCTATACTAAATATTTTAAATGGCACAACTAAACAAGTAATGCTAGGGCATCTAAGTAATACAAACAATTATCCAGAACTAGCATATCAAACTGTTGTAAATATATTAAATGAAAATAATGTAATCCTAAATAAGGATGTTAAACTATATATGGCCAATAGAAATAAACCTAGTAATTATATAAAACTATAA
- a CDS encoding GerMN domain-containing protein: MKKFIKPIICLILFTSIFNFIGCEKKDKLSKQNKEKIEKLAPLEDSKNNLNLSLYFDTSDNPDKVELAQEERLIDINELLGELTLNELIKGPSVNSKLYPILPKETRLMSFSVENGIAYANFSKDILVKMSSKKEEACLKSIIWSLTSLPNIEKVKFLVENKDIKSLGGNFDISKPIGKADFENAKNK, encoded by the coding sequence ATGAAGAAATTTATTAAGCCTATTATTTGCTTAATATTATTTACATCTATTTTTAATTTTATTGGATGTGAAAAAAAGGACAAATTAAGTAAACAAAATAAGGAAAAAATCGAAAAGTTAGCACCTTTAGAAGATAGTAAAAACAATTTAAATTTAAGTCTTTATTTTGATACAAGTGATAATCCTGATAAAGTTGAATTAGCTCAAGAAGAAAGATTAATAGATATAAATGAACTGTTAGGAGAATTGACTTTAAATGAACTTATAAAGGGTCCTTCTGTTAATAGTAAGCTTTACCCAATACTTCCTAAAGAAACAAGACTTATGAGTTTCTCCGTAGAAAATGGTATAGCTTATGCAAATTTTAGTAAAGATATTTTAGTTAAAATGTCATCTAAAAAAGAAGAGGCTTGTTTAAAAAGCATAATTTGGTCTTTAACCTCTCTTCCTAATATAGAAAAAGTTAAATTTTTAGTTGAAAATAAAGATATTAAATCCCTTGGAGGAAATTTTGACATTTCTAAACCTATAGGAAAGGCTGATTTTGAAAATGCAAAAAACAAATAA
- a CDS encoding CxxH/CxxC protein has translation MQKTNNFVCEKHLDTCIDDFVNLFETFPILNSISNLENTICLYCNLKAEYSISYPKENK, from the coding sequence ATGCAAAAAACAAATAATTTTGTATGTGAAAAACATTTAGATACTTGTATAGATGATTTCGTAAACTTATTTGAAACCTTTCCAATTTTAAATAGTATTTCTAATTTAGAAAATACAATATGCTTATACTGTAATTTAAAAGCTGAATATAGTATAAGCTATCCAAAAGAAAATAAATAA
- a CDS encoding SEC-C metal-binding domain-containing protein has product MSLYEDWKTMVIDYVRTRGEEAFWNEYGSVEKNIYTQILSNKTTEINGVLKDVAKEYNTSLTFFVGFLDGLSDSLVEPLNLENIEEDSKLDLNIDLEKLYFNMLDAKADYLYNLPQWDAIFSIEKRKEIHNSWRDSKTVVNENKVGRNDPCPCGSGKKYKKCCGKN; this is encoded by the coding sequence ATGAGTTTGTATGAAGATTGGAAAACCATGGTGATAGACTATGTAAGAACTAGAGGAGAAGAAGCTTTTTGGAATGAATATGGTAGTGTAGAAAAAAATATCTATACACAAATATTATCTAACAAAACTACTGAAATAAATGGTGTTTTAAAAGACGTTGCAAAAGAATACAATACTTCCTTAACCTTTTTTGTAGGATTCTTAGATGGTCTAAGTGATAGTTTAGTAGAACCTTTAAATTTAGAAAACATAGAAGAAGATAGTAAACTTGATTTAAATATAGATCTAGAAAAATTATATTTTAATATGCTTGATGCTAAAGCAGATTATCTATATAATTTACCTCAATGGGATGCTATATTCTCTATTGAAAAGAGAAAAGAAATTCACAATTCATGGAGAGATTCTAAAACTGTTGTTAATGAAAATAAAGTTGGTAGAAATGATCCATGTCCTTGTGGTAGCGGTAAAAAGTATAAAAAATGTTGTGGAAAAAATTAA
- the rlmH gene encoding 23S rRNA (pseudouridine(1915)-N(3))-methyltransferase RlmH, whose protein sequence is MNITIISVGKLKEKYLKLAVEEYAKRLSRYCKLNIIEVTDEKTPDNASEKEELYIKEKEGKLILKNIKDNMFVIALDLNGKELNSIDFSNFLNNLGVKGESNLAFVIGGSLGLSSEVLNRANYKLCFSKMTFPHQLFRVMLLEQIYRSYRIIKGEPYHK, encoded by the coding sequence ATGAATATTACAATAATTTCTGTAGGAAAATTAAAAGAAAAATACTTAAAATTAGCTGTAGAAGAATACGCAAAGCGACTAAGTCGATACTGTAAGTTAAATATTATAGAAGTAACTGATGAAAAAACTCCAGATAATGCTTCTGAAAAAGAAGAACTATATATAAAAGAAAAAGAAGGAAAATTAATATTAAAAAATATAAAAGACAATATGTTTGTAATAGCTTTAGATTTAAATGGAAAGGAACTCAACTCTATAGATTTTTCAAACTTCTTAAATAATTTAGGAGTTAAAGGTGAAAGTAATTTAGCTTTTGTTATAGGTGGCTCTCTAGGATTGTCCTCTGAAGTTTTAAATAGAGCAAACTACAAACTCTGTTTTTCAAAAATGACTTTTCCCCATCAACTATTTAGAGTAATGTTATTAGAACAAATATATAGAAGTTATAGAATTATAAAAGGTGAACCGTACCATAAATAA
- a CDS encoding response regulator transcription factor, which translates to MNNNINILVVEDDEDINNLLYKILDKQGYRVTSAYSGSEAKMCLERQYFQLVLLDLMLPAISGENLISEIRKFKTMPIIVISAKPGQDIKIKVLKLGADDFICKPFDTNEVLARVESQLRRYTIFSNSCNKNDKDNILVYEDLILNRETVEVTVKNKYVPLTAREFTILELLMSNPNKVFTKSNLFEHVWNEDFFCDDNTVNVHISNIRSKLSKINPNTEYIHTVWGIGYKISDKT; encoded by the coding sequence ATGAACAATAATATAAACATATTAGTTGTAGAAGACGATGAAGATATAAATAATCTGCTATATAAAATATTAGATAAACAAGGATATAGGGTAACCAGTGCCTATTCTGGTTCTGAGGCTAAAATGTGCCTTGAAAGACAGTACTTTCAACTAGTTTTACTAGATCTAATGCTACCAGCTATATCAGGAGAAAATCTTATTTCAGAAATAAGAAAGTTTAAAACTATGCCCATTATAGTTATTTCTGCAAAACCTGGACAAGATATAAAAATAAAAGTGTTAAAACTTGGTGCAGATGATTTTATATGCAAACCTTTCGATACTAATGAAGTTTTAGCAAGAGTTGAATCCCAATTAAGAAGATATACGATTTTCTCTAATTCATGTAATAAAAATGATAAAGATAATATTTTAGTATATGAGGATTTGATTCTAAACAGAGAAACAGTAGAAGTAACAGTTAAAAACAAATATGTTCCCCTTACTGCAAGGGAATTTACTATATTAGAGCTTTTAATGTCTAATCCTAATAAGGTTTTTACAAAATCCAATTTATTTGAACATGTTTGGAATGAAGATTTCTTTTGTGACGATAACACAGTAAATGTACATATAAGCAATATCCGTTCAAAACTAAGTAAAATCAATCCTAATACAGAATATATTCATACAGTATGGGGAATTGGATATAAAATTAGTGATAAAACTTAA
- a CDS encoding ATP-binding cassette domain-containing protein has protein sequence MSNIVLRTKNLTKKYHNNLAVNNVNMEVKQGDIYGLVGKNGAGKTTLLRMICGLTIPLKGEINLFNETSENGLNKARRRTGCIIETPSFFPYLSAKKNLEYYRIQKGIPEKECIDDILKAVNLKDTGNKKFKNFSLGMKQRLGLALALMANPDLIILDEPINGLDPTGIVEFRELLLKLNRERNTTIIISSHILGELSQMATMYGFINKGELVEQISSKELQEKCKRCLSIKIKNVEKATVIIEKELNCKNYMVLNDNEIRLYEYVDTPEIVAQALVCNGVMLCSMNQIGANLENYFINLIGGVHNA, from the coding sequence ATGTCTAATATAGTTCTTAGAACTAAAAATCTTACTAAAAAATATCATAATAATTTAGCTGTAAATAATGTTAACATGGAAGTAAAACAAGGAGATATTTATGGACTTGTTGGTAAAAATGGTGCAGGAAAAACAACTTTGCTTAGAATGATATGTGGACTTACCATACCATTAAAAGGAGAAATAAATTTATTTAATGAAACATCAGAAAATGGTTTAAATAAAGCTCGAAGAAGGACAGGATGTATAATAGAAACCCCAAGCTTTTTCCCTTATTTATCTGCAAAAAAGAACCTTGAATATTATAGAATACAAAAGGGCATTCCAGAAAAAGAATGTATAGATGACATACTTAAAGCTGTAAATCTTAAAGATACAGGTAATAAAAAATTTAAAAATTTTTCTCTTGGTATGAAACAACGTTTAGGTTTAGCTCTAGCTTTAATGGCTAATCCTGATTTAATTATTTTAGATGAACCCATAAATGGTCTAGATCCTACAGGTATTGTAGAATTTAGAGAACTTTTATTAAAACTAAATAGAGAGAGAAATACTACAATAATTATATCTAGCCATATATTAGGTGAGCTTTCTCAAATGGCAACTATGTATGGATTTATTAACAAAGGTGAACTTGTAGAACAAATATCATCTAAAGAATTACAAGAAAAATGTAAACGATGCTTATCAATTAAAATAAAAAATGTTGAAAAAGCTACAGTAATAATAGAAAAAGAACTAAATTGTAAAAATTATATGGTTTTAAATGACAATGAAATTAGGTTATATGAATACGTAGATACTCCTGAAATAGTTGCACAAGCACTTGTATGCAATGGAGTTATGTTATGTTCAATGAATCAAATTGGTGCAAATTTAGAAAATTATTTTATCAATTTGATTGGAGGTGTTCATAATGCTTAA
- a CDS encoding ABC transporter permease, whose translation MLNYIKAELYRNFNRVYFWGYTFSIAAFTLLINILLKISNVSETVISLAELIEISTHMLTLPVFLIPAIVEMVTAEENKNLTSKNIISFGLSRNKFVLSKIIVSIILSTIAAVVILTLFFGSGTLLFGIGKSFSTSLVINFVKRLLISTLLWISSIAICTFLALIIKNTTTFAFIYAIIFVTFSKIIKLLSSFVSDKFQYIYDILISTQINKLSAPELTNPTLISAALIGIVYTIVFTVLTMLYVKNKEIK comes from the coding sequence ATGCTTAATTATATAAAAGCTGAACTTTATAGAAATTTTAATAGAGTATATTTTTGGGGATATACATTTAGCATTGCAGCTTTTACCTTATTAATTAATATACTACTTAAAATTAGTAATGTTTCGGAGACTGTTATAAGCCTAGCTGAATTAATTGAAATATCAACTCATATGCTTACATTACCAGTATTTCTAATACCAGCTATAGTGGAAATGGTAACAGCTGAGGAAAATAAAAATCTTACTAGTAAAAATATAATATCCTTTGGACTTTCAAGAAATAAATTTGTATTATCAAAAATAATTGTATCAATAATTCTTTCTACAATAGCCGCAGTTGTTATATTAACTTTATTTTTCGGAAGTGGTACACTACTATTTGGAATTGGCAAAAGTTTTTCTACAAGTCTTGTGATTAACTTTGTTAAAAGACTATTAATATCCACATTATTGTGGATAAGTTCCATTGCAATATGTACTTTTTTAGCCCTTATTATCAAAAATACTACTACCTTTGCTTTTATCTATGCAATAATCTTTGTTACATTTTCAAAGATTATTAAACTACTTTCATCATTTGTATCTGATAAATTTCAGTATATTTATGATATACTTATTTCAACTCAGATAAATAAATTAAGCGCACCTGAATTAACAAACCCTACATTAATTTCTGCAGCTTTAATAGGTATTGTATATACTATAGTATTCACAGTTTTAACTATGCTATATGTTAAAAATAAAGAAATCAAATAG
- a CDS encoding sensor histidine kinase, translating to MQQLIIIFLIIIASIFVTLYALLHKEIRNINNQLNTINKSKTNSKVLISSSNKQIKNLTLEINKTLEEKLKTDAKHKKMDLEIRQAIANISHDLRTPLTSIIGYIQLMEDNSLSENEKNQYINIIKKRAKSLQVLISSFYDLSRLEEKEYKFELQSVNLHDIMCDLIALSYNDFLSKKIEPNIDIDEQISLIIADENAVRRILSNLIQNMIKYSNKFIFISLKNNKNHIVMTFTNDALNLSEDDVSHLFQRFFTADRTRSGKSTGLGLAITKELVEQMGYEIFAELSKDKLSIIIKWNLKQTP from the coding sequence ATGCAACAATTAATTATTATTTTTCTTATAATTATAGCTAGTATATTTGTCACCCTTTATGCTTTACTACATAAAGAAATAAGAAATATTAATAATCAATTGAATACAATTAATAAAAGTAAAACTAATTCAAAAGTATTAATATCTTCTTCTAACAAACAAATAAAAAATCTAACTCTAGAAATAAATAAAACCTTAGAAGAAAAACTAAAAACTGATGCTAAACATAAAAAAATGGATTTAGAAATTAGGCAGGCTATTGCAAATATATCTCATGACTTAAGAACACCACTAACATCAATAATAGGGTACATTCAACTAATGGAGGATAATAGTTTATCTGAAAATGAAAAAAATCAGTATATAAATATAATAAAAAAGAGAGCAAAATCCTTACAAGTTTTAATATCTAGCTTTTATGACCTATCAAGACTTGAAGAAAAAGAGTATAAATTTGAACTTCAATCAGTAAATCTGCATGATATAATGTGTGACCTAATAGCTTTATCTTATAATGATTTTCTTAGTAAAAAAATAGAGCCCAATATTGATATAGATGAACAAATTTCTCTAATTATCGCTGACGAAAATGCAGTAAGACGTATACTCTCAAATTTAATACAGAATATGATTAAATACAGTAACAAATTCATTTTTATATCTCTAAAAAATAATAAAAATCACATAGTAATGACCTTTACAAATGATGCACTTAATTTAAGCGAAGACGATGTAAGCCATTTATTTCAACGTTTCTTTACAGCAGATCGAACCAGAAGTGGAAAAAGTACTGGTCTTGGTCTTGCTATAACTAAAGAATTAGTTGAACAAATGGGTTATGAAATCTTTGCAGAATTATCAAAAGATAAGCTTAGTATAATAATAAAATGGAATTTAAAACAAACTCCTTAA
- a CDS encoding pseudouridine synthase, whose translation MRLNNFISSTGICSRREADELIKQNKVKVNGEIAPLGYIVDPKDKVEVNGKLLERKKNDVYIALNKPVGITCTTERHIKGNIIDFINYPERIFPIGRLDKPSEGLILLTNDGSIVNEILREENNHEKDYIVTVNKPITPSFINGMSKGVKIYNPVKKQYTVTNKCKVIKINPTTFKITLSQGLNRQIRRMCSRFGYNVIKLKRVRVSNITLKGLPVGKWRYLTDEEVRILRSKK comes from the coding sequence ATGAGACTTAATAATTTTATTAGTTCAACTGGAATTTGTTCTAGAAGAGAAGCTGATGAATTAATCAAACAAAATAAGGTAAAAGTTAATGGAGAAATTGCACCTTTAGGATACATAGTAGATCCAAAAGATAAAGTTGAAGTAAATGGTAAACTATTGGAAAGGAAAAAGAATGATGTATATATTGCTTTAAATAAGCCTGTAGGTATTACTTGTACAACAGAAAGACATATAAAAGGAAACATAATTGATTTTATAAATTATCCTGAAAGAATCTTTCCAATAGGTAGATTAGATAAACCTTCTGAAGGCCTAATACTTCTTACAAATGACGGAAGCATTGTTAATGAGATTTTAAGAGAGGAAAACAATCATGAAAAAGATTATATTGTAACTGTAAATAAACCTATTACTCCCTCTTTTATAAATGGTATGTCTAAAGGAGTTAAAATTTATAATCCTGTTAAAAAACAGTACACAGTAACAAATAAATGTAAAGTAATTAAAATAAATCCTACAACCTTTAAAATAACCCTATCTCAAGGATTAAATCGTCAAATAAGAAGAATGTGTTCACGTTTTGGATACAATGTTATAAAGCTTAAACGTGTTCGAGTTAGCAATATTACTCTAAAAGGTTTACCTGTAGGAAAATGGAGATATCTAACAGATGAAGAAGTTAGAATTCTTAGATCCAAAAAATAG